A genome region from Tolypothrix sp. PCC 7712 includes the following:
- a CDS encoding cation-transporting P-type ATPase, with amino-acid sequence MAPAVSTIAPEDKQLTVWHGLDISDAIARLQSDAEYGLSKATAQRLLNEVGANELAAKPGKPWWLKFLLQFNQPLLIILLCAGLVKAVTGSFVNAGVRRFALFCL; translated from the coding sequence ATGGCTCCAGCTGTATCTACCATCGCACCAGAAGATAAGCAGCTGACTGTTTGGCATGGCTTGGATATTTCGGATGCGATCGCGCGTTTGCAAAGTGATGCTGAATATGGGTTGAGTAAGGCTACAGCGCAACGGTTGTTGAATGAAGTCGGTGCAAATGAACTGGCGGCGAAGCCTGGTAAACCTTGGTGGTTAAAATTTTTGCTGCAATTTAACCAACCCTTACTAATTATTTTGTTGTGTGCGGGTTTGGTGAAGGCGGTAACTGGTAGTTTTGTCAACGCTGGGGTAAGGCGATTTGCTTTATTTTGCCTGTGA